A stretch of the Oceanicola sp. D3 genome encodes the following:
- a CDS encoding nitric oxide reductase activation protein NorD, with protein sequence MMHLLDLMEPEETVGNLWHDMASRWGAAAEAGEAVTLEQVRPSVAALFRALGGGAGVEIAPAPLTASAHRTGRLRRLGTPREQVNVADFDGDRLRLPPVIDSFPTRALNRACYLWLAALASRVDIPAAAADPLAADRQEIAALAAASDRAYTACPGLRPAYEALCRHLVETRQRSGLPRCEAGVERLVLDQLTGRSEAEECLSCPAPRGYRSYAPVAVWFRLRPRTGGGKAPAEAAEAPAPAMALATRKDARREDRDQANRRDSFIVHRFESILSWAESLNLNRMVDDDDQDNAAKAAEDQDHLTLSQNLKRAATRLRLSLDLSPQDAEHERLAGTFTYPEWNRRTGDYMPDHTRVLEAEAKPQASYAPDAKLVARVKRQFAPLHPRRVVLPRQIDGDELDLDAVVTSRTDIACGHEGSDRVWQANRPMARDLSVAVLMDCSRSTEAAIGDTSVIEVARQAVAALAEGIDTAGDRLGIWGFSSLRRDRVFLHRAKRFAEPMAPAVTARIGGLRPGHYTRLGAAIRHVSAQLAEEGATRRLLLVLTDGKPNDLDHYEGQHGIEDSRMAVREARAAGQAVHGVIVDEDGQDWFARIFGRGGFTLLPQPSRLPRALPEIYQTLTMES encoded by the coding sequence ATGATGCACCTGCTCGACCTGATGGAACCGGAGGAAACTGTCGGCAACCTCTGGCACGACATGGCCTCGCGCTGGGGCGCCGCTGCGGAGGCCGGGGAGGCGGTGACGCTGGAGCAGGTGCGCCCCTCCGTCGCCGCGCTGTTCCGGGCGCTGGGCGGCGGGGCAGGGGTGGAAATCGCCCCGGCCCCGCTCACCGCCTCCGCCCATCGCACCGGGCGGCTGCGGCGGCTCGGCACGCCGCGCGAGCAGGTGAATGTCGCCGATTTCGACGGCGACCGCCTGCGCCTGCCCCCGGTGATCGACAGCTTCCCAACCCGCGCCCTCAACCGCGCCTGCTACCTCTGGCTCGCCGCGCTGGCCTCCAGGGTCGATATTCCCGCCGCCGCTGCCGATCCACTCGCCGCCGACAGGCAGGAGATTGCCGCGCTGGCCGCCGCTTCGGATCGGGCCTATACGGCCTGCCCCGGCCTGCGCCCCGCTTATGAGGCGCTCTGCCGCCATCTGGTTGAAACCCGCCAGCGCAGCGGCTTGCCGCGCTGCGAGGCGGGCGTGGAGCGGCTGGTGCTCGACCAGCTTACAGGGCGGTCCGAGGCAGAGGAATGCCTCTCCTGTCCCGCCCCGCGCGGCTACCGCAGCTATGCGCCGGTTGCCGTCTGGTTCCGGCTCCGCCCGCGGACCGGCGGCGGCAAGGCCCCCGCCGAAGCCGCCGAGGCGCCCGCCCCCGCCATGGCCCTTGCCACCCGCAAGGACGCCCGCCGCGAAGACCGCGACCAGGCCAACCGGCGCGACAGCTTCATCGTCCACCGCTTCGAGTCGATCCTGTCCTGGGCCGAGAGCCTCAACCTCAACCGCATGGTCGATGACGACGATCAGGACAATGCCGCCAAGGCCGCCGAAGACCAGGATCACCTGACGCTGAGCCAGAACCTCAAGCGCGCCGCCACCCGGCTGCGTCTCTCGCTTGACCTCTCGCCGCAGGACGCCGAGCACGAGCGGCTGGCGGGCACCTTCACCTACCCGGAATGGAACCGCCGCACCGGCGATTACATGCCCGATCACACCCGCGTGCTGGAAGCAGAGGCAAAGCCGCAGGCCAGTTACGCGCCGGATGCAAAACTGGTGGCCCGCGTCAAACGGCAGTTCGCGCCGCTGCACCCGCGCCGCGTCGTTCTGCCCCGCCAGATCGACGGCGACGAGCTGGACCTCGACGCCGTGGTGACCTCGCGCACCGACATCGCCTGCGGCCACGAGGGCAGCGACCGCGTGTGGCAGGCCAACCGGCCCATGGCCCGCGATCTTTCGGTGGCGGTGCTAATGGACTGCTCCCGCTCCACCGAGGCCGCCATCGGCGACACCTCTGTGATCGAAGTGGCGCGCCAGGCGGTTGCGGCGCTGGCCGAAGGGATCGACACGGCGGGCGACAGGCTGGGCATCTGGGGCTTCTCTTCGCTGCGGCGCGACCGGGTGTTCCTGCACCGCGCCAAGCGCTTTGCCGAGCCGATGGCGCCGGCCGTGACCGCCCGCATCGGCGGGTTGCGCCCCGGGCATTACACCCGCCTTGGCGCTGCCATCCGCCATGTTTCGGCCCAGCTTGCCGAGGAGGGCGCAACCCGCCGCCTGCTGCTGGTGCTGACTGACGGAAAGCCCAACGACCTTGACCACTACGAGGGCCAGCACGGCATCGAAGACAGCCGCA
- a CDS encoding CbbQ/NirQ/NorQ/GpvN family protein, producing MKDLNTADLPFYHAQADECAVFETAHENGLPLLLKGPTGCGKTRFVEHMAARLGLPLHTVACHDDLSAADLIGRYLLKGGETVWVDGPLTRAVREGGICYLDEVVEARKDVTVVLHPLTDDRRRLVIDRTGEELAAPKSFMLVASYNPGYQNVLKKLKPSTRQRFVSIGFEFPSPEVEVPVVMRESGLDEARATALVRLGGKIRALSGMDLEEGVSTRLLIYAATMIAGGMAVERALEAAVIAPLSDEPDTQQALRDLAAVIYG from the coding sequence GTGAAAGACCTGAACACAGCCGACCTGCCGTTCTATCACGCGCAAGCAGACGAATGCGCGGTGTTCGAAACGGCCCATGAAAACGGTCTGCCCCTTCTTCTGAAGGGGCCCACCGGCTGCGGCAAGACCCGCTTCGTCGAGCATATGGCGGCCCGGCTTGGCCTGCCGCTCCACACCGTCGCCTGCCACGACGACCTCTCGGCCGCCGACTTGATCGGGCGCTACCTGCTGAAGGGGGGCGAGACCGTCTGGGTCGACGGGCCGCTGACACGGGCGGTGCGCGAGGGCGGCATCTGCTACCTCGACGAGGTGGTGGAAGCCCGGAAAGACGTGACCGTGGTGCTCCACCCGCTCACCGACGACCGCCGCCGCCTGGTGATCGACCGCACCGGCGAGGAGCTGGCCGCACCAAAGAGCTTCATGCTCGTGGCCAGCTACAACCCCGGCTACCAGAACGTGCTGAAGAAGCTGAAGCCTTCGACCCGCCAGCGCTTCGTCTCCATCGGCTTCGAGTTCCCGTCGCCCGAGGTGGAAGTGCCGGTGGTGATGCGCGAAAGCGGGCTCGACGAGGCCCGCGCCACGGCGCTGGTGCGGCTCGGCGGCAAGATCCGCGCGCTTTCGGGGATGGATCTGGAGGAGGGGGTTTCCACCCGGCTGCTGATCTATGCCGCGACGATGATCGCAGGCGGCATGGCGGTGGAGCGGGCGCTGGAGGCCGCGGTGATCGCGCCGCTCAGCGACGAGCCCGACACCCAGCAGGCGCTGCGCGACCTCGCCGCCGTGATCTACGGGTGA
- a CDS encoding cbb3-type cytochrome c oxidase subunit I, whose amino-acid sequence MKYQSQKVAYAYFVTAMALFGIQVLGGLLLGWIYVSPNTLSELLPFNIVRMIHTNALIVWLLLGFFGAAYYLVPEESEREIFSVKLAYIQLAILVVGTLGAVGSYLVGIHGGREFLEQPLWVKFGILVAAVIFLVNVSLTFLAGRKTAITNILMMGLWLLCLLWVFAFINPDNLSLDKMYWWFVVHLWVEATWELVMAAILGFLMLKLTGVDREVIEKWLYVIVATALFSGILGTGHHFYWIGTPGYWQWVGSIFSTFEVVPFFAMMSFAFIMVWKGRKNHPNKAALLWSLGSSTVAFFGAGVWGFLHTLHGVNFYTHGTQITAAHGHLAFYGAYVALNLAMFSYAMPVLRNRAPYNQVLNMASFWLMTGGMSFMTFTLTFAGTIQTHMQRILGEYFMDVQDQLGLFYLMRFGSGVAVVLGALLFIYSMLVVRREVVKPGPMAVPGE is encoded by the coding sequence ATGAAATACCAATCGCAAAAGGTGGCCTACGCCTATTTCGTCACCGCCATGGCGCTCTTCGGCATCCAGGTTCTGGGCGGGCTGCTGCTGGGCTGGATCTACGTTTCGCCCAACACGCTGTCGGAGCTGCTGCCCTTCAACATCGTCCGGATGATCCACACCAACGCGCTCATTGTCTGGCTGCTGCTGGGCTTCTTCGGCGCGGCCTATTACCTCGTGCCCGAGGAGAGCGAGCGCGAGATTTTCTCGGTCAAGCTCGCCTACATCCAACTGGCGATCCTCGTGGTCGGCACGCTGGGCGCCGTCGGCTCCTACCTCGTGGGCATCCACGGCGGGCGGGAGTTTCTGGAGCAGCCGCTCTGGGTCAAGTTCGGCATCCTCGTGGCCGCCGTGATCTTCCTCGTGAACGTCTCGCTCACCTTCCTCGCGGGCCGCAAGACGGCGATCACCAACATCCTGATGATGGGCCTGTGGCTGCTCTGCCTGCTCTGGGTCTTTGCCTTCATCAACCCCGACAACCTCAGCCTCGACAAGATGTACTGGTGGTTCGTCGTCCACCTCTGGGTCGAGGCGACATGGGAGCTGGTGATGGCCGCGATCCTGGGCTTCCTGATGCTCAAGCTCACCGGGGTCGACCGCGAGGTGATCGAGAAATGGCTTTATGTCATCGTCGCCACCGCGCTCTTCTCCGGCATCCTCGGCACCGGCCACCACTTCTACTGGATCGGCACGCCGGGCTACTGGCAATGGGTCGGCTCGATCTTCTCGACCTTCGAAGTGGTGCCCTTCTTCGCCATGATGTCCTTCGCCTTCATCATGGTCTGGAAGGGGCGCAAGAACCACCCGAACAAGGCCGCGCTGCTCTGGTCGCTCGGCTCGTCCACCGTCGCCTTCTTCGGTGCCGGCGTCTGGGGCTTCCTGCACACGCTGCACGGGGTGAACTTCTACACCCACGGCACCCAGATCACTGCCGCCCACGGGCACCTGGCCTTCTACGGCGCCTATGTGGCCCTGAACCTGGCGATGTTCAGCTACGCCATGCCGGTGCTGCGGAACCGCGCGCCCTACAACCAGGTGCTCAACATGGCGTCCTTCTGGCTGATGACCGGGGGAATGAGCTTCATGACCTTCACGCTCACCTTCGCCGGCACGATCCAGACGCACATGCAGCGAATCTTGGGTGAGTATTTCATGGACGTGCAGGACCAGCTCGGCCTCTTCTACCTCATGCGCTTCGGCTCCGGGGTGGCAGTGGTGCTGGGGGCGTTGCTGTTCATCTACTCCATGCTCGTGGTGCGCCGCGAGGTCGTCAAACCCGGCCCCATGGCCGTTCCGGGAGAATGA
- a CDS encoding cytochrome c: MSEILTKSRARNVFYGGSIFFVVVFVAMTVQSHRHIVQTSTAGMELSEEVRHGKHVWERHSCINCHTLHGEGAYFAPELGNVMTRWGALDDPELAYEILDGWMKAQPSGIEGRRQMPFFEITEEEMRALAEFLRWADQTDTQNWPPNDAG, encoded by the coding sequence ATGTCAGAAATACTTACCAAATCGCGCGCCCGAAACGTGTTCTACGGGGGATCCATATTCTTCGTGGTCGTGTTCGTGGCCATGACGGTGCAGAGCCACCGGCACATCGTGCAAACCTCCACCGCCGGCATGGAGCTGAGCGAGGAGGTGCGCCACGGCAAGCATGTGTGGGAGCGCCACTCCTGCATCAACTGCCACACGCTGCACGGCGAGGGCGCCTATTTTGCCCCGGAGCTCGGCAACGTGATGACCCGCTGGGGCGCGCTGGATGATCCCGAGCTGGCCTACGAGATCCTCGACGGCTGGATGAAGGCCCAGCCCTCCGGCATCGAGGGCCGCCGCCAGATGCCCTTCTTCGAGATCACCGAGGAGGAGATGCGTGCCCTCGCCGAATTCCTCCGCTGGGCCGATCAGACCGACACCCAGAACTGGCCGCCGAACGACGCGGGCTAA
- a CDS encoding DUF1858 domain-containing protein: protein MRRRPDFDDPDLPLSELFNAWPEMATVFLERRMLCPGCPIAPFHAIPDACLEYDLDEDAFRAELEARAGPGFRTGRRSAPRGRADR, encoded by the coding sequence ATGCGCCGCCGCCCCGATTTCGACGATCCGGACCTGCCGCTCTCGGAGCTGTTCAACGCCTGGCCTGAAATGGCCACGGTCTTTCTCGAACGCCGGATGCTTTGCCCGGGCTGCCCGATAGCCCCGTTTCACGCCATACCCGACGCCTGCCTGGAATACGATCTGGACGAAGACGCCTTTCGGGCCGAACTGGAAGCGCGGGCCGGCCCCGGCTTCAGGACTGGGCGCCGCTCAGCACCACGAGGGCGTGCGGATCGGTGA
- a CDS encoding Crp/Fnr family transcriptional regulator: protein MPKLDESLLNGLPPFSLLERSQIREILDAAVSRRYEEGREIFREGEHADRFYLLLDGYLRVVRTTPGGDQIIVLHISPGQLFGIAPALQRETYPATSIAAAESIALSWPVRLWSDFTARYPGFASESYKTLGQRLGQIQETLTEMATQAVEKRVACALLRMVTQSGRKVPEGIEIAFPVTRQNISEMTGTTLHTVSRLLSAWQKDGIVESTRKHITVTDPHALVVLSGAQS, encoded by the coding sequence GTGCCGAAACTTGACGAAAGCCTTCTGAACGGCCTGCCGCCCTTCTCGCTGCTGGAGCGTTCGCAGATCCGCGAGATCCTCGATGCCGCCGTGTCGCGTCGCTACGAGGAGGGCCGCGAGATCTTCCGCGAGGGCGAGCACGCCGACCGGTTCTACCTCCTGCTCGATGGCTACCTGCGCGTGGTGCGCACCACGCCGGGTGGCGATCAGATCATCGTGCTGCACATCTCGCCGGGCCAGCTCTTCGGGATTGCCCCGGCCCTGCAACGAGAGACCTATCCGGCCACCTCCATTGCTGCCGCCGAAAGCATCGCGCTGTCATGGCCGGTGCGGCTGTGGTCCGATTTCACCGCCCGTTACCCCGGCTTTGCTTCCGAGAGTTACAAGACCCTCGGCCAGCGCCTTGGTCAGATTCAGGAAACACTGACAGAGATGGCCACCCAGGCCGTCGAGAAGCGCGTCGCCTGCGCCCTGCTGCGGATGGTCACCCAGAGCGGGCGCAAGGTGCCCGAAGGCATCGAGATCGCCTTTCCCGTCACCCGTCAGAACATCTCCGAGATGACAGGCACCACGCTGCACACGGTGAGCCGGTTGCTGTCGGCCTGGCAGAAGGACGGCATCGTGGAATCGACCCGCAAGCACATTACGGTCACCGATCCGCACGCCCTCGTGGTGCTGAGCGGCGCCCAGTCCTGA
- a CDS encoding pseudoazurin, with the protein MFAKMMLAGALTLAASAGWAETHEVKMLNKGEVGAMVFEPAYVKAAPGDVVKFIPTDKGHNVESIEGMLPEGVEAFKTKNNAEFELTVEAEGLYGIKCTPHYAMGMIALVQVGEAVNLDEASTVKHKGKAKGRMADLFAQVE; encoded by the coding sequence ATGTTTGCCAAGATGATGCTTGCCGGAGCCCTGACCCTCGCCGCGAGCGCGGGCTGGGCCGAGACCCACGAGGTGAAGATGCTCAACAAGGGCGAGGTTGGCGCGATGGTCTTCGAGCCCGCCTATGTGAAGGCCGCGCCCGGCGACGTGGTGAAGTTCATCCCCACCGACAAGGGCCACAACGTGGAGAGCATCGAGGGGATGCTCCCGGAGGGGGTGGAGGCCTTCAAGACCAAGAACAACGCGGAATTCGAGCTGACCGTGGAGGCCGAGGGGCTTTATGGCATCAAGTGCACGCCGCACTACGCCATGGGCATGATTGCGCTGGTGCAGGTTGGCGAGGCCGTCAACCTCGATGAGGCCTCGACGGTGAAGCACAAGGGCAAGGCGAAAGGCCGGATGGCCGATCTCTTCGCCCAGGTCGAGTAG
- a CDS encoding NnrS family protein, with protein sequence MVRDKSFHGPALFSYGFRPFFLAATLFGLGVIPLWWLVWEGHVTLASTLHPTDWHIHEMIYGYAAAVVAGFLFTAVPNWTGRLPTRGWPLAALLALWVAGRLVVAGFAGPGPLVTALVDQAFLLAVAAMIAREVVAGRNWRNLKVLVPVSLLWLANLAYHAEAALTGTAWHGHRAGIALLVFLILLIGGRIVPSFTRNWLVQRGNTALPVPFNRFDGAALALGALALASWVAAPASRTTAILCAIAALLHLLRLARWRPQATWRSPLLLMLHLAYLFVPLGLAATSAAALGLATEATATHLLGIGAIGGMTVAVMMRATMGHTGRPLIAGPALAAAFALTLLAGFSRIAAGWLQGGPALSALLWTAAFTLLAIRLAPMLARPKTTRRQASAT encoded by the coding sequence ATGGTGCGTGACAAATCATTCCACGGCCCCGCGCTGTTTTCCTACGGGTTCCGGCCGTTCTTCCTTGCGGCCACGCTGTTCGGCCTAGGGGTCATCCCGCTGTGGTGGCTGGTGTGGGAAGGGCACGTGACCCTTGCCAGCACGCTTCACCCCACAGACTGGCACATCCACGAGATGATCTACGGCTATGCTGCGGCAGTGGTGGCGGGCTTCCTCTTCACCGCCGTCCCCAACTGGACCGGGCGCTTGCCGACGCGCGGCTGGCCGCTGGCGGCGTTGCTGGCGCTTTGGGTTGCCGGGCGGCTCGTGGTGGCCGGGTTCGCAGGCCCCGGCCCTCTCGTCACAGCGCTAGTGGATCAGGCCTTCCTTCTCGCCGTGGCCGCGATGATCGCCCGGGAGGTCGTGGCCGGAAGGAACTGGCGCAACCTGAAGGTCCTTGTGCCGGTCAGCCTGCTCTGGCTGGCCAACCTCGCCTACCATGCCGAGGCGGCCCTCACCGGCACCGCATGGCACGGCCACCGCGCGGGCATCGCCCTGCTGGTCTTCCTCATTCTGCTGATCGGCGGGCGCATCGTGCCCAGCTTCACCCGCAACTGGCTGGTGCAACGGGGGAACACAGCCCTGCCGGTGCCCTTCAATCGCTTCGACGGCGCAGCCCTCGCATTGGGCGCACTCGCCCTCGCAAGCTGGGTCGCGGCCCCCGCGAGCCGGACGACGGCCATCCTTTGCGCTATCGCCGCCCTCCTGCACCTTTTGCGCCTGGCCCGCTGGCGCCCCCAGGCCACCTGGCGCTCGCCGCTCCTGCTGATGCTGCACCTTGCCTATCTCTTCGTGCCTCTCGGGCTCGCCGCAACCTCCGCCGCAGCACTGGGCCTCGCCACCGAGGCCACCGCAACCCACCTGCTCGGCATCGGTGCAATCGGAGGCATGACGGTCGCGGTGATGATGCGCGCCACCATGGGCCACACCGGACGCCCGCTCATCGCCGGGCCGGCCCTAGCCGCCGCCTTCGCCCTGACCCTCCTCGCCGGTTTCTCCCGGATCGCGGCCGGTTGGCTCCAAGGTGGCCCCGCGCTCTCCGCGCTCCTGTGGACGGCCGCCTTCACCTTGCTGGCCATCCGGCTCGCCCCGATGCTGGCGCGCCCGAAGACCACCCGTCGCCAGGCCTCAGCGACCTGA
- the speB gene encoding agmatinase — protein MPDPFFQPVSGFELPRFAGIPTFMRLPHVPLEDQRLAEVEVGLIGVPWDSGTTNRPGPRHGPRALRDASTMIRAENGATGVRPFELVNCADLGDVAPNPADIADTLDRITSFYAKVLDAGIMPLTAGGDHLTSLPVLRAVAAENPVGMVHFDSHTDLYHSYFGGTMYTHGTPFRRAVEEGLLEPERVVQIGIRGTAYDNEDKDFAKSVGIRLIPIEEFHARGVDDVMAEAREIVGEGPTYVSYDIDFVDPAFAPGTGTPEVGGPNSYQALQVVRALRGLNIVGADMVEVSPPFDVGGATSYLGVSVMFELLCVMAEAVAGGTEG, from the coding sequence ATGCCCGATCCGTTCTTCCAGCCCGTCTCCGGCTTTGAGCTGCCGCGCTTTGCGGGCATTCCGACCTTCATGCGGCTGCCCCATGTTCCGCTGGAAGATCAAAGGCTTGCGGAGGTTGAAGTTGGGCTGATCGGGGTGCCTTGGGATTCGGGCACCACCAACCGCCCCGGCCCGCGCCACGGGCCGCGCGCGCTGCGGGATGCCTCGACCATGATCCGGGCGGAAAACGGGGCAACGGGGGTGCGCCCCTTCGAGCTGGTCAACTGCGCCGATCTGGGGGACGTGGCCCCCAACCCAGCCGATATCGCCGACACGCTGGACCGGATAACTTCGTTTTATGCCAAGGTGTTGGACGCCGGGATCATGCCGCTCACGGCAGGCGGAGACCACCTGACATCGCTGCCCGTGCTGCGCGCCGTGGCGGCGGAAAACCCGGTGGGGATGGTGCATTTTGACAGCCACACAGACCTCTACCACTCCTACTTCGGCGGCACGATGTACACCCACGGCACCCCCTTCCGGCGGGCGGTGGAGGAGGGGCTGCTGGAGCCCGAGCGGGTGGTGCAGATCGGCATACGTGGCACCGCTTATGACAATGAAGACAAGGACTTCGCCAAGTCGGTGGGCATCCGGCTGATCCCGATCGAGGAGTTCCACGCGCGGGGCGTGGATGACGTGATGGCCGAGGCCCGCGAGATCGTGGGCGAGGGGCCGACATATGTGAGCTATGACATTGATTTCGTTGACCCGGCCTTCGCCCCGGGCACTGGAACGCCGGAGGTGGGCGGGCCGAACAGCTACCAGGCCCTGCAGGTGGTGCGGGCGCTGCGGGGGCTGAATATCGTGGGGGCGGACATGGTGGAAGTGTCGCCGCCCTTCGACGTGGGCGGGGCGACGAGCTACCTTGGCGTGTCGGTGATGTTCGAGCTTTTGTGCGTGATGGCGGAGGCCGTGGCGGGCGGGACGGAAGGTTGA
- a CDS encoding glycosyl transferase family 90, whose translation MLDLKWLDWSRKVKRGVLRQLASVGLEPPALKILRHDEPVGSYDVTLRRAGAGFELALPSQRPPVHPRKRALSHSAAYLCWMMAAPEGVAQISGNTSDGHEPSVAQFSFSSCGQTVPVPDYFFFRSRGHDAMHEAAAQVALPWADRGAEVVWRGRANGLGPLLTDCAAGQPGVNQRLAMALRCRGGEIDFRFIDEPERGEAAALRAQGLLGERLASESWGQRKYAIDIDGITNTWDNLFHRLLLGCCVLKVDSPFGFRQWYYDRLEAGRHFVPVRADLADLEEKLEWLRSHDAEAHEIAQEGQALAREMTWERERARAAEILAAG comes from the coding sequence ATGCTGGATCTGAAATGGCTGGATTGGAGCCGCAAGGTGAAGCGGGGCGTACTTCGCCAGCTTGCTTCTGTGGGGCTAGAGCCGCCAGCGCTGAAAATTCTTCGCCATGACGAGCCCGTGGGCAGCTATGATGTGACGCTGCGCCGGGCCGGTGCGGGGTTTGAGCTTGCCCTGCCGTCGCAGCGCCCGCCGGTGCATCCGCGCAAGCGTGCCTTGAGCCACAGTGCCGCCTATCTGTGCTGGATGATGGCCGCGCCCGAGGGGGTGGCCCAGATCAGCGGCAACACCTCTGATGGGCATGAGCCTTCTGTGGCCCAGTTCAGTTTTTCCTCCTGCGGCCAGACGGTTCCGGTGCCGGATTACTTCTTCTTTCGCAGCCGGGGGCATGACGCGATGCACGAGGCGGCCGCGCAGGTGGCATTGCCTTGGGCGGATCGCGGGGCAGAGGTGGTTTGGCGGGGCCGTGCGAATGGGCTGGGGCCGCTGCTGACCGATTGCGCGGCGGGTCAGCCGGGGGTCAACCAACGCCTAGCGATGGCGCTGCGGTGCCGGGGTGGGGAGATCGACTTTCGCTTTATCGACGAGCCCGAGCGGGGCGAGGCGGCGGCGCTGCGGGCGCAGGGGCTGTTGGGCGAGCGGCTGGCGTCGGAAAGCTGGGGGCAGCGCAAGTATGCCATTGATATTGATGGCATTACCAACACTTGGGACAACCTCTTTCATCGCCTTCTCCTCGGCTGCTGCGTGCTCAAGGTCGACAGCCCCTTTGGCTTTCGCCAGTGGTATTATGACCGGCTGGAGGCGGGGCGGCATTTTGTGCCGGTGCGCGCCGATCTGGCCGATCTGGAAGAAAAGCTGGAGTGGCTGCGCAGCCATGATGCAGAGGCCCACGAGATTGCTCAGGAAGGTCAGGCACTTGCGCGGGAAATGACATGGGAGCGCGAGCGCGCCCGTGCGGCGGAGATCCTTGCTGCGGGGTAG
- the ychF gene encoding redox-regulated ATPase YchF — protein sequence MGFKTGIVGLPNVGKSTLFNALTRTAAAQAANFPFCTIEPNVGEVAVPDDRLEKLAAIASSKQIIPTRMTFVDIAGLVKGASKGEGLGNQFLANIRECDAVAHVLRCFEDGDVTHVEGRVDPVADAETIETELMLADLESIEKRRAGLVRKLKGNDKEAAQQDRLLAAAQAALEDGKPARTVDVDAEDARAWQLLQLLTSKPILFVCNVAEDEAATGNEHSAAVEKMAAEQGAGAVVISAKIEEEISQLDAEEAEMFLEELGLKEAGLDRLIRAGYELLHLQTYFTVGPKEARAWTIPSGTSAPQAAGVIHGDFEKGFIRAETIAYEDYIAGNGEQGAKEAGKMRAEGKGYVVQDGDVLHFLHSG from the coding sequence ATGGGCTTCAAAACCGGCATCGTGGGGCTGCCCAACGTGGGCAAGTCGACGCTGTTCAATGCGCTGACCCGCACGGCAGCGGCGCAGGCGGCGAACTTTCCGTTCTGCACGATCGAGCCCAACGTGGGCGAGGTGGCGGTGCCGGACGACCGGCTGGAAAAGCTGGCGGCAATTGCAAGCTCCAAGCAGATCATCCCCACGCGGATGACTTTTGTCGACATCGCCGGGCTGGTGAAGGGCGCGAGCAAGGGCGAGGGGCTGGGCAACCAGTTTCTGGCCAACATCCGCGAGTGCGACGCCGTGGCTCACGTGCTCCGCTGCTTCGAAGATGGCGACGTGACCCATGTGGAGGGCCGGGTGGACCCGGTGGCAGATGCCGAGACCATCGAGACCGAGCTGATGCTGGCCGACCTTGAAAGCATCGAAAAGCGCCGGGCGGGCTTGGTGCGCAAGTTGAAGGGCAACGACAAGGAAGCCGCCCAGCAGGATCGCTTGCTGGCCGCCGCACAAGCGGCTCTGGAAGACGGCAAACCGGCCCGCACGGTGGATGTGGATGCCGAGGACGCACGGGCATGGCAATTGCTGCAACTGCTGACCTCCAAGCCGATCCTATTCGTGTGCAACGTGGCCGAAGATGAGGCCGCGACTGGTAATGAGCACTCTGCCGCCGTCGAGAAGATGGCCGCCGAGCAGGGCGCCGGTGCGGTGGTGATTTCGGCCAAGATCGAAGAAGAGATCAGCCAGCTCGATGCTGAAGAGGCCGAGATGTTTCTGGAAGAGCTCGGGCTGAAGGAAGCCGGGCTCGACCGGCTCATTCGGGCCGGATACGAGCTGTTGCACCTGCAAACCTACTTTACTGTCGGTCCCAAAGAGGCCCGCGCCTGGACCATCCCGTCAGGCACCTCCGCGCCGCAAGCGGCAGGGGTGATTCACGGGGATTTCGAGAAGGGCTTCATCCGCGCCGAGACCATCGCCTACGAGGACTACATCGCAGGCAATGGCGAGCAGGGGGCCAAGGAGGCGGGCAAGATGCGCGCCGAGGGCAAGGGATATGTTGTGCAGGACGGCGATGTGCTGCACTTCCTGCATTCGGGCTGA
- a CDS encoding VOC family protein, giving the protein MEATPYLFFKGTCREAFETYAKVFNTPAPELMSFSSLPEEDKAHMPGVPDDAVMHGSMKIGDSLVYGSDDLMGEFTPMAGCSMAATLPDEAATRAAFEALSEGGEVRMPLAPMFWTPLFGTLTDRFGIRWMVMAEGSAA; this is encoded by the coding sequence ATGGAAGCCACCCCTTACCTCTTCTTCAAGGGCACCTGCCGCGAGGCCTTTGAAACATACGCCAAGGTCTTCAACACGCCCGCGCCCGAATTGATGAGTTTCTCCAGCCTTCCTGAAGAGGATAAGGCGCACATGCCCGGCGTGCCCGATGATGCGGTGATGCACGGCTCCATGAAGATCGGCGACAGCCTCGTTTACGGCTCCGACGACCTGATGGGCGAGTTCACGCCCATGGCCGGCTGCTCCATGGCCGCGACCCTCCCCGACGAGGCCGCCACCCGCGCCGCCTTCGAGGCACTCTCAGAGGGCGGCGAGGTGCGCATGCCGCTCGCACCCATGTTCTGGACACCCCTCTTCGGCACCCTCACCGACCGCTTCGGCATCCGCTGGATGGTGATGGCCGAAGGCTCCGCCGCTTGA